The genomic interval TTCCACACCGTGGTGCAGACCTACCAGATCGCCCGCTCGCTGGTCGAGGCCGGTGCCGGCACGGCCGTGCTCGACCCGTTCACGGCGGCGTCGGCAAACGCCGCCAAGGTGCAATGCCGGATCTGGGCGCCGGCCATGCCGGTGCAGCTCTACCTGCTGACCGCCAGCCACGCGCCGCTCTCGCACGGCGCGCGCGAACTGGCCAACTGCATCGGCGCCACCGCGCGTGCCTGTCTTGAACGAGGATGTCAATGAGTCAGTCGAGCCCGGGCCAGTCCTTGCCCGGCCTGAGCCTTGCCAGCGAAGACATCGCCGGCAGCCCGGAATTTCGCCACCTGTCTTCGATCGCGGGCATCGCGGTCGACCTGCGTTACGCCGGACCCAACAACTTCGTCGGACGCGACCTGTACTCCCCCTTCGACTGCGCCTGGCTGCACCGCGACGCCGCCGCCGCGCTGGAAACGGCGGTGGCCTGGCTGACCGTCCAGGCGCCCGGCCATACACTGCTCGTGCTTGACGCCCTGCGCCCGCAGCGCGTGCAGCAGCAATTGTGGGATGCGCTGGAGGGGACGGGCCTGCAGATGTACCTGGCCAATCCGGCGCGCGGCTCGATCCACTCCTACGGGATGGCGCTGGACGTCACCATTCTCGATCCGCACGGCGCCGAGCTCGACATGGGCACCGGCTTCGACGACATGACGGATGTGTCGCATCCGGCGCGGGAAGAAGCATTCCTGGCCAGCGGCCAGCTTCATGCATCCCACGTGGCCAACCGCCGCTTGCTGCGCGGCGCCATGCTCGCTGCCGGCTTTTCGGGCATCACCACCGAATGGTGGCATTTCGACTGCGGCGACCGCGAACGCGTGCGCGCTACCTTCCGCCGCGTCCTGTAGCGGTTCCTTGCTTCCAGCCTGCGGGCTGGGCCGATGTCCGGATGCCGCCTTGCGCGCCAATTCGGTCCTCCGTTTTGGTTCCCATCGGGTGCCCGCGCACACTTG from Massilia sp. Se16.2.3 carries:
- a CDS encoding LysR substrate-binding domain-containing protein, which codes for MQDPRHPGIVAEPIAQGQLTVMAPVGTWSDAECAQPLDAAGLTGELIGLADNDPLGEMVLASCEAQGITPVFHTVVQTYQIARSLVEAGAGTAVLDPFTAASANAAKVQCRIWAPAMPVQLYLLTASHAPLSHGARELANCIGATARACLERGCQ
- a CDS encoding M15 family metallopeptidase, whose amino-acid sequence is MSQSSPGQSLPGLSLASEDIAGSPEFRHLSSIAGIAVDLRYAGPNNFVGRDLYSPFDCAWLHRDAAAALETAVAWLTVQAPGHTLLVLDALRPQRVQQQLWDALEGTGLQMYLANPARGSIHSYGMALDVTILDPHGAELDMGTGFDDMTDVSHPAREEAFLASGQLHASHVANRRLLRGAMLAAGFSGITTEWWHFDCGDRERVRATFRRVL